The following proteins are co-located in the Bombus pascuorum chromosome 3, iyBomPasc1.1, whole genome shotgun sequence genome:
- the LOC132905555 gene encoding protein retinal degeneration B isoform X8: MLIKEYRIPLPLTVEEYRIAQLYMIAKKSREESQGAGSGVEIIENEPYSDGPGGNGQYTHKIYHVGSHLPEWFKSLLPRSALIAKEEAWNAYPYTKTRYTCPFVEKFSIEIETYYFPDNGYQENVFKLSGSDLRNRIVDVIDIVKDQYTGDYVKDEDPKLYVSQKTGRGPLTESWLEEYWADVKGKQQPTPAGKSLMCAYKLCRVEFRYWGVQTKLEKFIHDVALRKTMVRAHRQAWAWQDEWNGLTMEDIRKIERQTQLALQKRMANAEGDGEATNDNQDRTVSNTTMTPQESNVATTLAATLGSIEKNEDPQSPPSARKSTDIPNTAGSSEGDVSPEDSPTEVPDLRNAPTEEKADAKKGWKKNKMSSPCSNKSFDMQIANWRMESIVRESESGSEDEFFDCQEGFGDSTSLSKWSSLDLLAEEEDNTFTSPTMVNKEDDTIFSPSYLQRMASERSSKRLQISTSASIDASYPASPQHSPTHQPCKTTVLLIVMHAGSVLDANVDLTAKKSDITTFKGAFESVMRQHYPSMVGHVAIKFVSCPSICTEGLGILSSLSPYSFDVSPSSMDAPQVTHDTIPIGAIPLLASSTPEYQDTVSRVIAGANQVYHDFIRSDEGRGFTGQICFIGDSVGAILTYDALCRSAHSRHNSENNILDNQGIENSTNAEDGKHLTAPSPRRKSSSISDTPSHYKLDFEVGEFFMFGSPLALVLAYRKISSDKTSDIRRPLVNQVYNLFHPTEPVAARLEPLISARFSLLPPVNVARYQKYPLGNGQPYHLLEAIQTNPQLFTDGLNIPNMSMSHLRRLSDISIHSTMSGVVENVPLKVVSNLTQKWWGTKRLDYALYCPEGLANFPTNSLPQIFHASYWESLDVIAFILRQLGRFDLSLLTNEEKELSCFRPGQPREKWNKKRTSVKLKNVAANHRANDVIVKEGAPQILIARFMYGPIDVIALTGEKVDIHIMKDAPAGEWTHLSTEVTDKNGRITYKIPDDKALEHGLYPIKMIVRGDHTSVDFFLAVIPPKTECVVFSIDGSFTASMSVSGKDPKVRAGAVDVVRHWQELGYLIIYITARPDMQQQKVVSWLSQHNFPHGLVSFADGLSTDPLGHKAAYLHKLIQEHGVIIHYAYGSSKDISVYTAINLKQNQIFIIGKVSKKYHSLATILHDGYAAHLNMLQAHGGSRPAQGNARMVIPRGQFGLPGQNASLRRRR, translated from the exons ATGTTGATAAAAGAATATCGAATACCGCTGCCTCTCACCGTCGAGGAGTATAGAATTGCTCAGCTTTACATGATAGCG AAAAAATCTAGAGAAGAAAGTCAAGGAGCAGGCAGCGGTGTAGAGATTATAGAGAACGAGCCTTATAGCGATGGTCCAGGTGGAAACGGACAATATACCCATAAGATTTACCACGTGGGTAGTCATCTTCCGGAATGGTTCAAAAGTTTGCTACCTAGATCCGCGTTGATCGCCAAAGAAGAAGCATGGAATGCTTACCCCTATACGAAGACCCGTTACACTTGCCCCTTCGTTGAAAAGTTTTCTATCGAAATAGAAACATACTATTTTCCCGACAATGGTTACCAAGAAAATGTCTTCAAGCTAAGTGGTAGCGATTTGAGAAATAGAATCGTag acGTAATCGATATCGTAAAAGATCAATACACGGGTGATTACGTGAAAGACGAGGACCCTAAATTATACGTGTCCCAAAAGACCGGTCGAGGACCTCTCACGGAATCATGGCTAGAGGAATACTGGGCTGACGTAAAA GGGAAACAGCAACCGACTCCAGCCGGAAAGTCTTTAATGTGCGCGTACAAGTTATGCCGTGTAGAGTTTCGATATTGGGGTGTGCaaacaaaattagaaaagttCATACACGATGTAG CTTTGAGAAAAACGATGGTTAGAGCTCACAGACAAGCCTGGGCCTGGCAAGACGAATGGAATGGTTTGACCATGGAAGATATTCGGAAAATTGAACGACAAACGCAATTGGCGTTGCAGAAGAGAATGGCTAATGCAGAAGGCGATGGGGAAGCAACGAACGACAATCAAGACAGGACTGTTTCAAACACGACGATGACTCCTCAAGAATCGAACGTTGCTACGACGTTGGCTGCCACGCTTGGGAGTATCGAGAAAAACGAAGATCCTCAAAGTCCCCCAAGTGCCAGAAAATCGACCGATATACCTAACACAGCTGGTAGTTCAGAGGGTGACGTTAGCCCCGAAGATTCACCGACCGAAGTACCCGACCTTAG AAATGCTCCTACTGAAGAGAAAGCAGATGCTAAAAAGGGATGGAAGAAAAACAAGATGAGTTCACCGTGTTCGAACAAAAGTTTCGATATGCAGATAGCGAATTGGCGCATGGAAAGTATCGTAAGAGAATCCGAATCTGGTAGCGAAGATGAGTTTTTTGACTGTCAAG AGGGCTTTGGAGATAGCACTTCATTATCTAAATGGAGTTCTTTGGATCTTCTAGCAGAAGAGGAGGACAATACGTTCACTTCGCCTACCATGGTAAACAAAGAAG acgACACGATATTTTCACCTTCGTACCTGCAACGTATGGCTAGTGAACGTAGCAGTAAAAGGTTACAAATCTCTACGTCGGCCAGCATCGATGCCTCGTATCCGGCTTCACCTCAACATTCGCCAACTCATCAACCGTGCAAAACTACTGTCCTTCTTATTGTGATGCATGCTGGCAGTGTACTAG ATGCCAACGTTGACTTGACGGCGAAAAAATCGGACATTACAACTTTCAAAGGTGCCTTTGAGTCAGTTATGAGGCAACACTATCCCAGTATGGTTGGACACGTGGCCATTAAGTTTGTTTCTTGTCCATCTATTTGTACCGAAGGACTTGGTATTTTATCGAG CCTAAGTCCTTATAGTTTTGATGTGTCACCCTCTTCTATGGATGCTCCTCAAGTGACACACGATACTATTCCTATCGGCGCTATACCTTTGCTCGCTAGTTCGACTCCTGAATATCAGGACACCGTATCACGAGTTATAGCTGGAGCAAACCAAGTTTATCACGACTTTATCAGAAGTGACGAGGGTCGAGGTTTCACGGGGCAAATTTGCTTTATTGGAGATTCAGTAGGAGCGATTTTAACGTACGACGCTTTGTGTAGATCAGCTCACTCTAGACATAATAGCGAGAACAATATTTTGGATAATCAGGGCATTGAAAATAGCACGAATGCCGAAGATGGCAAACACCTGACTGCACCTTCTCCTAGAAGGAAATCTTCTAGTATAAG CGATACCCCCTCACATTATAAATTGGATTTCGAAGTAGGTGAATTTTTCATGTTTGGTAGTCCACTTGCTCTGGTATTGGcgtatagaaaaatttcctCGGATAAAACTAGTGATATAAGAAGACCGTTGGTGAATCAggtgtataatttatttcatcctaCTGAACCTGTAGCCGCTAGATTAGAACCACTGATTTCTGCAAggttttctcttcttccaccCGTGAACGTGGCCCGATATCAAAAGTATCCATTAGGAAATGGACAGCCTTATCATTTGT TGGAAGCTATCCAGACGAATCCACAATTGTTTACGGACGGATTGAATATCCCAAATATGTCAATGTCCCATTTAAGACGGCTGTCCGATATATCGATTCACAGTACGATGTCTGGTGTGGTTGAAAATGTTCCTTTAAAAGTAGTATCTAATT TAACACAAAAATGGTGGGGTACCAAGAGATTAGATTATGCTCTCTACTGTCCAGAGGGTTTAGCAAACTTTCCCACGAATTCTTTACCTCAAATTTTTCACGCGAGCTATTGGGAGTCACTTGATGTTATCGCATTTATCCTGCGACAGTTAGGCAGATTTGATTTGTCATTACTCACAAACGAGGAGAAAGAATTATCTTGTTTCCGTCCAGGTCAACCTAGAGAAAAGTGGAATAAGAAACGTACTTCCGTTAAACTTAAG AATGTCGCTGCCAATCATAGAGCAAATGACGTAATTGTTAAAGAAGGAGCACCACAAATCCTGATTGCTAGATTTATGTACGGTCCAATTGACGTTATTGCTTTAACAG GCGAGAAAGTGGACATTCACATCATGAAAGATGCTCCAGCAGGGGAATGGACGCATTTATCAACTGAAGTAACTGATAAAAATGgtagaataacgtataaaataccCGATGATAAAGCATTAGAACATGGACTTTACCCAATTAAAATGATCGTTAG GGGTGATCATACATCCGTAGACTTTTTCTTGGCTGTGATTCCACCAAAAACAGAGTGCGTGGTATTTAGTATAGATGGTTCGTTTACTGCGAGTATGTCCGTTAGCGGGAAAGATCCGAAAGTTAGAGCTGGAGCTGTTGATGTCGTCAG GCATTGGCAAGAACTgggatatttaattatatatattactgcAAGACCTGATATGCAACAGCAGAAAGTTGTTTCCTGGTTGTCTCAACACAACTTCCCTCATGGTCTTGTGTCCTTTGCAGATGGTCTTTCGACGGATCCACTTGGTCATAAAGCTGCGTACTTACATAAACTCATACAG GAACATGGTGTAATAATTCATTACGCATACGGCAGTAGTAAGGATATCAGTGTTTACACTGCGattaatttgaaacaaaatcaaatattcATCATTGGGAAAGTATCAAAGAAGTACCACTCCTTGGCAACGATCCTTCATGATGGTTATGCTGCTCATTTGAATATGCTACAGGCGCACGGAGGCTCGAGACCTGCTCAGGGTAATGCACGTATGGTGATCCCAAGAGGTCAGTTCGGTTTACCCGGACAAAATGCTTCTCTACGGCGAAGAAG GTAA
- the LOC132905555 gene encoding protein retinal degeneration B isoform X7 produces MLIKEYRIPLPLTVEEYRIAQLYMIAKKSREESQGAGSGVEIIENEPYSDGPGGNGQYTHKIYHVGSHLPEWFKSLLPRSALIAKEEAWNAYPYTKTRYTCPFVEKFSIEIETYYFPDNGYQENVFKLSGSDLRNRIVDVIDIVKDQYTGDYVKDEDPKLYVSQKTGRGPLTESWLEEYWADVKGKQQPTPAGKSLMCAYKLCRVEFRYWGVQTKLEKFIHDVALRKTMVRAHRQAWAWQDEWNGLTMEDIRKIERQTQLALQKRMANAEGDGEATNDNQDRTVSNTTMTPQESNVATTLAATLGSIEKNEDPQSPPSARKSTDIPNTAGSSEGDVSPEDSPTEVPDLRNAPTEEKADAKKGWKKNKMSSPCSNKSFDMQIANWRMESIVRESESGSEDEFFDCQEGFGDSTSLSKWSSLDLLAEEEDNTFTSPTMVNKEDDTIFSPSYLQRMASERSSKRLQISTSASIDASYPASPQHSPTHQPCKTTVLLIVMHAGSVLDANVDLTAKKSDITTFKGAFESVMRQHYPSMVGHVAIKFVSCPSICTEGLGILSSLSPYSFDVSPSSMDAPQVTHDTIPIGAIPLLASSTPEYQDTVSRVIAGANQVYHDFIRSDEGRGFTGQICFIGDSVGAILTYDALCRSAHSRHNSENNILDNQGIENSTNAEDGKHLTAPSPRRKSSSISDTPSHYKLDFEVGEFFMFGSPLALVLAYRKISSDKTSDIRRPLVNQVYNLFHPTEPVAARLEPLISARFSLLPPVNVARYQKYPLGNGQPYHLLEAIQTNPQLFTDGLNIPNMSMSHLRRLSDISIHSTMSGVVENVPLKVVSNLTQKWWGTKRLDYALYCPEGLANFPTNSLPQIFHASYWESLDVIAFILRQLGRFDLSLLTNEEKELSCFRPGQPREKWNKKRTSVKLKNVAANHRANDVIVKEGAPQILIARFMYGPIDVIALTGEKVDIHIMKDAPAGEWTHLSTEVTDKNGRITYKIPDDKALEHGLYPIKMIVRGDHTSVDFFLAVIPPKTECVVFSIDGSFTASMSVSGKDPKVRAGAVDVVRHWQELGYLIIYITARPDMQQQKVVSWLSQHNFPHGLVSFADGLSTDPLGHKAAYLHKLIQEHGVIIHYAYGSSKDISVYTAINLKQNQIFIIGKVSKKYHSLATILHDGYAAHLNMLQAHGGSRPAQGNARMVIPRGQFGLPGQNASLRRRRYLL; encoded by the exons ATGTTGATAAAAGAATATCGAATACCGCTGCCTCTCACCGTCGAGGAGTATAGAATTGCTCAGCTTTACATGATAGCG AAAAAATCTAGAGAAGAAAGTCAAGGAGCAGGCAGCGGTGTAGAGATTATAGAGAACGAGCCTTATAGCGATGGTCCAGGTGGAAACGGACAATATACCCATAAGATTTACCACGTGGGTAGTCATCTTCCGGAATGGTTCAAAAGTTTGCTACCTAGATCCGCGTTGATCGCCAAAGAAGAAGCATGGAATGCTTACCCCTATACGAAGACCCGTTACACTTGCCCCTTCGTTGAAAAGTTTTCTATCGAAATAGAAACATACTATTTTCCCGACAATGGTTACCAAGAAAATGTCTTCAAGCTAAGTGGTAGCGATTTGAGAAATAGAATCGTag acGTAATCGATATCGTAAAAGATCAATACACGGGTGATTACGTGAAAGACGAGGACCCTAAATTATACGTGTCCCAAAAGACCGGTCGAGGACCTCTCACGGAATCATGGCTAGAGGAATACTGGGCTGACGTAAAA GGGAAACAGCAACCGACTCCAGCCGGAAAGTCTTTAATGTGCGCGTACAAGTTATGCCGTGTAGAGTTTCGATATTGGGGTGTGCaaacaaaattagaaaagttCATACACGATGTAG CTTTGAGAAAAACGATGGTTAGAGCTCACAGACAAGCCTGGGCCTGGCAAGACGAATGGAATGGTTTGACCATGGAAGATATTCGGAAAATTGAACGACAAACGCAATTGGCGTTGCAGAAGAGAATGGCTAATGCAGAAGGCGATGGGGAAGCAACGAACGACAATCAAGACAGGACTGTTTCAAACACGACGATGACTCCTCAAGAATCGAACGTTGCTACGACGTTGGCTGCCACGCTTGGGAGTATCGAGAAAAACGAAGATCCTCAAAGTCCCCCAAGTGCCAGAAAATCGACCGATATACCTAACACAGCTGGTAGTTCAGAGGGTGACGTTAGCCCCGAAGATTCACCGACCGAAGTACCCGACCTTAG AAATGCTCCTACTGAAGAGAAAGCAGATGCTAAAAAGGGATGGAAGAAAAACAAGATGAGTTCACCGTGTTCGAACAAAAGTTTCGATATGCAGATAGCGAATTGGCGCATGGAAAGTATCGTAAGAGAATCCGAATCTGGTAGCGAAGATGAGTTTTTTGACTGTCAAG AGGGCTTTGGAGATAGCACTTCATTATCTAAATGGAGTTCTTTGGATCTTCTAGCAGAAGAGGAGGACAATACGTTCACTTCGCCTACCATGGTAAACAAAGAAG acgACACGATATTTTCACCTTCGTACCTGCAACGTATGGCTAGTGAACGTAGCAGTAAAAGGTTACAAATCTCTACGTCGGCCAGCATCGATGCCTCGTATCCGGCTTCACCTCAACATTCGCCAACTCATCAACCGTGCAAAACTACTGTCCTTCTTATTGTGATGCATGCTGGCAGTGTACTAG ATGCCAACGTTGACTTGACGGCGAAAAAATCGGACATTACAACTTTCAAAGGTGCCTTTGAGTCAGTTATGAGGCAACACTATCCCAGTATGGTTGGACACGTGGCCATTAAGTTTGTTTCTTGTCCATCTATTTGTACCGAAGGACTTGGTATTTTATCGAG CCTAAGTCCTTATAGTTTTGATGTGTCACCCTCTTCTATGGATGCTCCTCAAGTGACACACGATACTATTCCTATCGGCGCTATACCTTTGCTCGCTAGTTCGACTCCTGAATATCAGGACACCGTATCACGAGTTATAGCTGGAGCAAACCAAGTTTATCACGACTTTATCAGAAGTGACGAGGGTCGAGGTTTCACGGGGCAAATTTGCTTTATTGGAGATTCAGTAGGAGCGATTTTAACGTACGACGCTTTGTGTAGATCAGCTCACTCTAGACATAATAGCGAGAACAATATTTTGGATAATCAGGGCATTGAAAATAGCACGAATGCCGAAGATGGCAAACACCTGACTGCACCTTCTCCTAGAAGGAAATCTTCTAGTATAAG CGATACCCCCTCACATTATAAATTGGATTTCGAAGTAGGTGAATTTTTCATGTTTGGTAGTCCACTTGCTCTGGTATTGGcgtatagaaaaatttcctCGGATAAAACTAGTGATATAAGAAGACCGTTGGTGAATCAggtgtataatttatttcatcctaCTGAACCTGTAGCCGCTAGATTAGAACCACTGATTTCTGCAAggttttctcttcttccaccCGTGAACGTGGCCCGATATCAAAAGTATCCATTAGGAAATGGACAGCCTTATCATTTGT TGGAAGCTATCCAGACGAATCCACAATTGTTTACGGACGGATTGAATATCCCAAATATGTCAATGTCCCATTTAAGACGGCTGTCCGATATATCGATTCACAGTACGATGTCTGGTGTGGTTGAAAATGTTCCTTTAAAAGTAGTATCTAATT TAACACAAAAATGGTGGGGTACCAAGAGATTAGATTATGCTCTCTACTGTCCAGAGGGTTTAGCAAACTTTCCCACGAATTCTTTACCTCAAATTTTTCACGCGAGCTATTGGGAGTCACTTGATGTTATCGCATTTATCCTGCGACAGTTAGGCAGATTTGATTTGTCATTACTCACAAACGAGGAGAAAGAATTATCTTGTTTCCGTCCAGGTCAACCTAGAGAAAAGTGGAATAAGAAACGTACTTCCGTTAAACTTAAG AATGTCGCTGCCAATCATAGAGCAAATGACGTAATTGTTAAAGAAGGAGCACCACAAATCCTGATTGCTAGATTTATGTACGGTCCAATTGACGTTATTGCTTTAACAG GCGAGAAAGTGGACATTCACATCATGAAAGATGCTCCAGCAGGGGAATGGACGCATTTATCAACTGAAGTAACTGATAAAAATGgtagaataacgtataaaataccCGATGATAAAGCATTAGAACATGGACTTTACCCAATTAAAATGATCGTTAG GGGTGATCATACATCCGTAGACTTTTTCTTGGCTGTGATTCCACCAAAAACAGAGTGCGTGGTATTTAGTATAGATGGTTCGTTTACTGCGAGTATGTCCGTTAGCGGGAAAGATCCGAAAGTTAGAGCTGGAGCTGTTGATGTCGTCAG GCATTGGCAAGAACTgggatatttaattatatatattactgcAAGACCTGATATGCAACAGCAGAAAGTTGTTTCCTGGTTGTCTCAACACAACTTCCCTCATGGTCTTGTGTCCTTTGCAGATGGTCTTTCGACGGATCCACTTGGTCATAAAGCTGCGTACTTACATAAACTCATACAG GAACATGGTGTAATAATTCATTACGCATACGGCAGTAGTAAGGATATCAGTGTTTACACTGCGattaatttgaaacaaaatcaaatattcATCATTGGGAAAGTATCAAAGAAGTACCACTCCTTGGCAACGATCCTTCATGATGGTTATGCTGCTCATTTGAATATGCTACAGGCGCACGGAGGCTCGAGACCTGCTCAGGGTAATGCACGTATGGTGATCCCAAGAGGTCAGTTCGGTTTACCCGGACAAAATGCTTCTCTACGGCGAAGAAG GTACCTGTTATGA
- the LOC132905555 gene encoding protein retinal degeneration B isoform X6 — protein MLIKEYRIPLPLTVEEYRIAQLYMIAKKSREESQGAGSGVEIIENEPYSDGPGGNGQYTHKIYHVGSHLPEWFKSLLPRSALIAKEEAWNAYPYTKTRYTCPFVEKFSIEIETYYFPDNGYQENVFKLSGSDLRNRIVDVIDIVKDQYTGDYVKDEDPKLYVSQKTGRGPLTESWLEEYWADVKGKQQPTPAGKSLMCAYKLCRVEFRYWGVQTKLEKFIHDVALRKTMVRAHRQAWAWQDEWNGLTMEDIRKIERQTQLALQKRMANAEGDGEATNDNQDRTVSNTTMTPQESNVATTLAATLGSIEKNEDPQSPPSARKSTDIPNTAGSSEGDVSPEDSPTEVPDLRNAPTEEKADAKKGWKKNKMSSPCSNKSFDMQIANWRMESIVRESESGSEDEFFDCQEEEDNTFTSPTMVNKEDDTIFSPSYLQRMASERSSKRLQISTSASIDASYPASPQHSPTHQPCKTTVLLIVMHAGSVLDANVDLTAKKSDITTFKGAFESVMRQHYPSMVGHVAIKFVSCPSICTEGLGILSSLSPYSFDVSPSSMDAPQVTHDTIPIGAIPLLASSTPEYQDTVSRVIAGANQVYHDFIRSDEGRGFTGQICFIGDSVGAILTYDALCRSAHSRHNSENNILDNQGIENSTNAEDGKHLTAPSPRRKSSSISDTPSHYKLDFEVGEFFMFGSPLALVLAYRKISSDKTSDIRRPLVNQVYNLFHPTEPVAARLEPLISARFSLLPPVNVARYQKYPLGNGQPYHLLEAIQTNPQLFTDGLNIPNMSMSHLRRLSDISIHSTMSGVVENVPLKVVSNLTQKWWGTKRLDYALYCPEGLANFPTNSLPQIFHASYWESLDVIAFILRQLGRFDLSLLTNEEKELSCFRPGQPREKWNKKRTSVKLKNVAANHRANDVIVKEGAPQILIARFMYGPIDVIALTGEKVDIHIMKDAPAGEWTHLSTEVTDKNGRITYKIPDDKALEHGLYPIKMIVRGDHTSVDFFLAVIPPKTECVVFSIDGSFTASMSVSGKDPKVRAGAVDVVRHWQELGYLIIYITARPDMQQQKVVSWLSQHNFPHGLVSFADGLSTDPLGHKAAYLHKLIQEHGVIIHYAYGSSKDISVYTAINLKQNQIFIIGKVSKKYHSLATILHDGYAAHLNMLQAHGGSRPAQGNARMVIPRGQFGLPGQNASLRRRSSFRLAKRAVSQPTPGKGIHPLERSTSVGPSISPQTASTRSTAPEKL, from the exons ATGTTGATAAAAGAATATCGAATACCGCTGCCTCTCACCGTCGAGGAGTATAGAATTGCTCAGCTTTACATGATAGCG AAAAAATCTAGAGAAGAAAGTCAAGGAGCAGGCAGCGGTGTAGAGATTATAGAGAACGAGCCTTATAGCGATGGTCCAGGTGGAAACGGACAATATACCCATAAGATTTACCACGTGGGTAGTCATCTTCCGGAATGGTTCAAAAGTTTGCTACCTAGATCCGCGTTGATCGCCAAAGAAGAAGCATGGAATGCTTACCCCTATACGAAGACCCGTTACACTTGCCCCTTCGTTGAAAAGTTTTCTATCGAAATAGAAACATACTATTTTCCCGACAATGGTTACCAAGAAAATGTCTTCAAGCTAAGTGGTAGCGATTTGAGAAATAGAATCGTag acGTAATCGATATCGTAAAAGATCAATACACGGGTGATTACGTGAAAGACGAGGACCCTAAATTATACGTGTCCCAAAAGACCGGTCGAGGACCTCTCACGGAATCATGGCTAGAGGAATACTGGGCTGACGTAAAA GGGAAACAGCAACCGACTCCAGCCGGAAAGTCTTTAATGTGCGCGTACAAGTTATGCCGTGTAGAGTTTCGATATTGGGGTGTGCaaacaaaattagaaaagttCATACACGATGTAG CTTTGAGAAAAACGATGGTTAGAGCTCACAGACAAGCCTGGGCCTGGCAAGACGAATGGAATGGTTTGACCATGGAAGATATTCGGAAAATTGAACGACAAACGCAATTGGCGTTGCAGAAGAGAATGGCTAATGCAGAAGGCGATGGGGAAGCAACGAACGACAATCAAGACAGGACTGTTTCAAACACGACGATGACTCCTCAAGAATCGAACGTTGCTACGACGTTGGCTGCCACGCTTGGGAGTATCGAGAAAAACGAAGATCCTCAAAGTCCCCCAAGTGCCAGAAAATCGACCGATATACCTAACACAGCTGGTAGTTCAGAGGGTGACGTTAGCCCCGAAGATTCACCGACCGAAGTACCCGACCTTAG AAATGCTCCTACTGAAGAGAAAGCAGATGCTAAAAAGGGATGGAAGAAAAACAAGATGAGTTCACCGTGTTCGAACAAAAGTTTCGATATGCAGATAGCGAATTGGCGCATGGAAAGTATCGTAAGAGAATCCGAATCTGGTAGCGAAGATGAGTTTTTTGACTGTCAAG AAGAGGAGGACAATACGTTCACTTCGCCTACCATGGTAAACAAAGAAG acgACACGATATTTTCACCTTCGTACCTGCAACGTATGGCTAGTGAACGTAGCAGTAAAAGGTTACAAATCTCTACGTCGGCCAGCATCGATGCCTCGTATCCGGCTTCACCTCAACATTCGCCAACTCATCAACCGTGCAAAACTACTGTCCTTCTTATTGTGATGCATGCTGGCAGTGTACTAG ATGCCAACGTTGACTTGACGGCGAAAAAATCGGACATTACAACTTTCAAAGGTGCCTTTGAGTCAGTTATGAGGCAACACTATCCCAGTATGGTTGGACACGTGGCCATTAAGTTTGTTTCTTGTCCATCTATTTGTACCGAAGGACTTGGTATTTTATCGAG CCTAAGTCCTTATAGTTTTGATGTGTCACCCTCTTCTATGGATGCTCCTCAAGTGACACACGATACTATTCCTATCGGCGCTATACCTTTGCTCGCTAGTTCGACTCCTGAATATCAGGACACCGTATCACGAGTTATAGCTGGAGCAAACCAAGTTTATCACGACTTTATCAGAAGTGACGAGGGTCGAGGTTTCACGGGGCAAATTTGCTTTATTGGAGATTCAGTAGGAGCGATTTTAACGTACGACGCTTTGTGTAGATCAGCTCACTCTAGACATAATAGCGAGAACAATATTTTGGATAATCAGGGCATTGAAAATAGCACGAATGCCGAAGATGGCAAACACCTGACTGCACCTTCTCCTAGAAGGAAATCTTCTAGTATAAG CGATACCCCCTCACATTATAAATTGGATTTCGAAGTAGGTGAATTTTTCATGTTTGGTAGTCCACTTGCTCTGGTATTGGcgtatagaaaaatttcctCGGATAAAACTAGTGATATAAGAAGACCGTTGGTGAATCAggtgtataatttatttcatcctaCTGAACCTGTAGCCGCTAGATTAGAACCACTGATTTCTGCAAggttttctcttcttccaccCGTGAACGTGGCCCGATATCAAAAGTATCCATTAGGAAATGGACAGCCTTATCATTTGT TGGAAGCTATCCAGACGAATCCACAATTGTTTACGGACGGATTGAATATCCCAAATATGTCAATGTCCCATTTAAGACGGCTGTCCGATATATCGATTCACAGTACGATGTCTGGTGTGGTTGAAAATGTTCCTTTAAAAGTAGTATCTAATT TAACACAAAAATGGTGGGGTACCAAGAGATTAGATTATGCTCTCTACTGTCCAGAGGGTTTAGCAAACTTTCCCACGAATTCTTTACCTCAAATTTTTCACGCGAGCTATTGGGAGTCACTTGATGTTATCGCATTTATCCTGCGACAGTTAGGCAGATTTGATTTGTCATTACTCACAAACGAGGAGAAAGAATTATCTTGTTTCCGTCCAGGTCAACCTAGAGAAAAGTGGAATAAGAAACGTACTTCCGTTAAACTTAAG AATGTCGCTGCCAATCATAGAGCAAATGACGTAATTGTTAAAGAAGGAGCACCACAAATCCTGATTGCTAGATTTATGTACGGTCCAATTGACGTTATTGCTTTAACAG GCGAGAAAGTGGACATTCACATCATGAAAGATGCTCCAGCAGGGGAATGGACGCATTTATCAACTGAAGTAACTGATAAAAATGgtagaataacgtataaaataccCGATGATAAAGCATTAGAACATGGACTTTACCCAATTAAAATGATCGTTAG GGGTGATCATACATCCGTAGACTTTTTCTTGGCTGTGATTCCACCAAAAACAGAGTGCGTGGTATTTAGTATAGATGGTTCGTTTACTGCGAGTATGTCCGTTAGCGGGAAAGATCCGAAAGTTAGAGCTGGAGCTGTTGATGTCGTCAG GCATTGGCAAGAACTgggatatttaattatatatattactgcAAGACCTGATATGCAACAGCAGAAAGTTGTTTCCTGGTTGTCTCAACACAACTTCCCTCATGGTCTTGTGTCCTTTGCAGATGGTCTTTCGACGGATCCACTTGGTCATAAAGCTGCGTACTTACATAAACTCATACAG GAACATGGTGTAATAATTCATTACGCATACGGCAGTAGTAAGGATATCAGTGTTTACACTGCGattaatttgaaacaaaatcaaatattcATCATTGGGAAAGTATCAAAGAAGTACCACTCCTTGGCAACGATCCTTCATGATGGTTATGCTGCTCATTTGAATATGCTACAGGCGCACGGAGGCTCGAGACCTGCTCAGGGTAATGCACGTATGGTGATCCCAAGAGGTCAGTTCGGTTTACCCGGACAAAATGCTTCTCTACGGCGAAGAAG CTCTTTTAGGTTGGCGAAGCGTGCAGTATCGCAACCAACTCCAGGTAAAGGGATACATCCATTGGAACGATCAACGAGCGTTGGGCCTTCGATTTCACCGCAGACTGCGTCAACCAGATCTACGGCACCAGAGAAACTCTGA